The Papio anubis isolate 15944 chromosome 5, Panubis1.0, whole genome shotgun sequence genome has a segment encoding these proteins:
- the LOC110741279 gene encoding LOW QUALITY PROTEIN: succinate dehydrogenase [ubiquinone] cytochrome b small subunit, mitochondrial (The sequence of the model RefSeq protein was modified relative to this genomic sequence to represent the inferred CDS: inserted 1 base in 1 codon) yields MAVLWRLSALCSAQGSRALLLQTPVFRPAHISAFLQDRPTPDWCGVQHIHLSLSHHSGSKTACLHWTSERVVSVLLLGRLLAAYLNPCSAMDYSLAATLTLHGHWGFEQVVXYVHRDVWQKAAKAGLLAISVLNFAGLCYFNHHDVDICKTVAMLWKL; encoded by the exons ATGGCggttctctggaggctgagtgcTCTTTGCAGTGCCCAAGGAAGCCGAGCTCTGTTGCTGCAAACCCCAGTGTTCAGACCTGCTCATATCTCAGCATTTCTTCAGGACCGACCTACACCAGACTGGTGTGGAGTGCAGCACATTCACTTGTCACTGAGCCACCATTCTGGTTCCAAGACTGCATGTCTCCACTGGACTAGTGAAAGGGTTGTCAGTGTTTTGCTCCTGGGTCGGCTTCTGGCTGCTTATTTGAATCCTTGCTCTGCGATGGACTACTCCCTGGCTGCAACCCTCACTCTTCATGGTCACTGGGGCTTTGAACAAGTTG ACTATGTTCATAGGGACGTTTGGCAGAAAGCTGCCAAGGCAGGGCTTTTGGCAATTTCAGTTTTAAACTTTGCTGGGCTTTGCTATTTCAACCATCACGATGTGGACATCTGCAAAACTGTTGCCATGCTGTGGAAGCTCTGA